CAGAAGTTCATGCGGCGGCAGGGGAAGCGCTAACCGCGGCACGCGAATTCGTCACCCTGATGATCAACGTGGATTACCGAGAGCTGGAACAGAACACCTCGGAGGTGCTGGCACGCTCCACCGGCGAGTTCAAGACGAAGTACAGCAGCAGCCTTGATCAGTTACGCCAAACCATGGTGGAAAACCGCGCATCGGCCAAGGGCACCGTGGTCGACTCGGCGATTCGGTCGGAAATGGCCAACAAGGTCACCACACTGATGTTCGTTGACCAGTCGGTCAGGAATACCGCCGTGCCGGACGGCCGCTTGGACCGAAGCCGGGTGCAAGTGACCATGGAGAACGTCCAGGGTCGCTGGCTGGCGAGCGAGGTCGACACGGTATGACCGAGTACCCCTCGCTGCATCCCGGCCCTTCTGGTGGCCAGTGGCGGATCGCTGTCGCGAGCGTGATGGTCGGCGTGGCCGTTGTGGCACTGTGCGCCTGTGGCCTACTGGGCTGGAAGCTGTTGCACGACGGTCCCGTACTGGCTGCGCAGCATCGGGCACAGCAGTTGCGCGAGCAAGGACTGAAGGCGGCCGAGTCGGTGACTGTGCTTTTGACGTCGATAGATTCGTCGAATGTCGACGAGGATTTCGCCGAGATCCTGGAACACTGCACGGGCGATCTCAAGGACCAGTTCTCGAAAAGTTCCGTGCAGTTGCGTCAGTTGCTGATCGACAATCGGGCCACCGCGACCGGCAAGGTGATTGCCTCCGCTGTGCAGTCCGACACCGTTGACGCACCCGATAAGAAGGTGGTTGTGCTGTTGATGGTGGATCAGTCGATTACCAACAGTGAACGGCCGGATCCTCGAATCGACAAGAGCCGGATGAAGATGACCATGGAGTTGGTTGACGGTCGCTGGTTGGCGAGCAAGCTCGAATACATTTAGACAAGAGGCGAATCGATCAGCGCCTGCGGGCCAGCCGACCCAGGTCGGCCGTGAACTAGCCTCCGAAACGGGGACCGCGGCGGCGGAGGTACCGCTCGAACTCCGCGGCCAGCGCGTCGCCGTCGATCTTGCTGAGGATCTCGGTGGTGTCCACCTCGGCGTCGCCGCGTTCCTCCAGTGACTGCACGTACTCGGCGATCTCTTCGTCCTCGGTGGTCATCTCGGTAACCGCCTGCTCCCATTCCTCGGCCTGCTCGGGCAGGTCCCCGAGGGGCACCTCCACATCGAGCACGTCCTCCACGCGCTGCAGCAGGGCGACGGTCGCCTTCGGGTTGGGGGGTTGCGACACATAGTGCGGCACGGCGGCCCAGAATGCGACGGCCGGAATGCCGGCGTTCACGCAGGCGTCCTGGAACACCCCGGCGATGCCGGTGGGGCCCTCGTAGCGGGTCTCTTCCAGGCCGAAGAATTTCGCGGCATCCGGCGAGTAGGCAGTGCCACTCACCGGCACCGGCCGAGTGTGTGGGGTATCGGCCAGCAGTGCGCCCAAGATCACCACGGTGGACACGTTGAGACGGTCCGCGATGGCGAGCAAGCGGTTGCAGAAGGTGCGCCAGCGCATGTTCGGCTCGGCACCGTGCATCAGCACCACATCGCGCTGCGAGCCGGGAGGCGAGCAGTAGGAGATGTGCATGCCGGGCCACTCCAACTCGCGGGTGACACCCTTGACCAGCCGCACCACCGGGCGATTGACCTGGTAGTCGTAGTAGTCCTCGTCGTCGATGGTCATCAACGGGGTGGCCTGCCAGGTGGTGTCCAGGTGTTCCAGAGCGGCGCTGGCGGCATCGCCGGCGTCATTCCAGCCCTCGAAGGCGGCAACGACCACCGGGTCGCGCAGCACGGGTAGGCCGTTCTGGGCGGTATCCGACGGGGTCACGGTGTCAGCGTAAGCCCTGCGTGACGGGGACGAGCCGCGGCTGGCGGAGAATGGATTGGATAGCCAGATCACATTGTTGATATGACGGCCCTAGAGAAACCCGCACGAGAAAGTTAGGCGTTCGCACGACTGTCGAGTGACCACGTAGACTTCATCTGGTCGAGAGGCGTTGCAACGGTTCGGGGATCACAGCCCGTGACCGCCACGCTCGGCAGAGTTAAGGACGCCTTCCGCTCTGGAAGGAATGCGCGTGACCAATCCGCAGCCCAATATCAGGCCTGACAGCACGGACTCGCTGACAGCTGCCCTCGAACAGCGGATTCTGGTGATCGACGGCGCGATGGGCACGGCGATCCAACGCGACAGGCCCGACGAGGCCGGATACCGCGGCGAGCGGTTCAAGGACTGGCCGAGCGACCTCGTCGGCAACAACGATCTGCTCACTCTGACGCAGCCGCACATCATCGAGGGCATCCACCGCGAGTACCTCGAAGCGGGCGCAGACATCCTCGAGACCAATACGTTCAACGCGAACGCGGTATCGCTTTCCGACTACGGCATGGAAGAGCTGAGCTACGAGCTGAACTACGCCGGTGCCGCGCTGGCCCGGGCCGCTGCCGACGAGTACAGCACCCCCGATAAGCCCCGCTACGTGGCTGGGGCACTGGGGCCGACCACCCGAACCGCGTCGATTTCGCCGGACGTTAACGATCCCGGAGCCCGCAACGTCTCCTACGACCAGCTGGTCGCCGCCTACCTCGAAGCGGCCAACGGCCTGGTCGACGGCGGTGCCGACATCATCCTCGTGGAGACCATCTTCGACTCACTGAACGCCAAGGCGGCGGTCTTCGCCGTGGAGACGCTGTTCGAGCAGCGCGGGCGGCGCTGGCCGATCATCATCTCGGGCACGATCACCGATGCGTCCGGGCGGACATTGTCCGGTCAGGTCACGGAGGCATTCTGGAACGCGATCCGGCACGCCAAGCCTCTCGCGGTGGGCCTCAACTGTGCCCTGGGCGCCCCGGAGATGCGGCCTTACATCGCCGAGATGTCGCGTATTGCAGATACTTTCGTCTCCTGCTATCCGAATGCAGGTCTGCCCAACGCCTTCGGCGAGTACGACGAGTCCCCTGAGCATCAGGCCGGCTACCTTGCCGAGTTCGCAGAGGCTGGCCTGGTCAACCTGGTCGGCGGGTGCTGCGGGACTGCGCCCGCGCATATCGCGGAGATCGCCAAGGTTGTCGAGGGCGTGAAACCCAGGGATGTACCGAGCATCGACATCGCCACCCGGCTGTCGGGCCTGGAGCCGCTCAACATCACCGACGACTCCCTGTTCGTGAACATCGGGGAGCGCACCAACATCACCGGATCGGCCCGGTTCCGCAACCTGATCAAGGCCGAGGACTACGACACCGCGCTGTCGGTCGCCTTGCAGCAGGTCGAGGTCGGTGCGCAGGTCATCGACATCAACATGGACGAGGGCATGATCGACGGCGTCGCCGCGATGGACCGGTTCACCAAACTGATCGCGGTTGAACCCGATATCAGTCGCGTGCCGGTGATGATCGACTCCTCGAAGTGGGAGGTCATCGAGGCAGGGCTGAAGAACGTCCAGGGCAAGCCGATTGTCAACTCGATCTCCATGAAGGAGGGCGAGGAGAAGTTCATCCGTGAAGCACGGCTGTGCCGCAAGTACGGTGCCGCTGTCGTGGTGATGGCCTTTGACGAACAGGGGCAGGCCGACAACCTGGAGCGCCGTAAAGAGATCTGCGGGCGCGCCTACCGGATTTTGACCGAAGAGGTCGGCTTTCCGGCCGAAGACATCATCTTCGATCCGAACTGCTTCGCGCTGGCGACGGGTATCGAGGAGCATGCGACGTACGGGATCGACTTCATCGAGGCCTGCGCCTGGATCAAGGCGAACCTGCCCGGGGTGCACATCTCCGGCGGTATCTCGAACGTGTCGTTCTCGTTCCGTGGCAACAATCCCGTCCGCGAGGCCATCCACGCGGTGTTCCTGTTCCACGCCATCAAGGCCGGCCTGGACATGGGCATCGTCAATGCCGGCGCACTGGTGCCCTACGACTCGATCGACCTCGAGCTGCGGGACCGCATCGAGGATGTCGTCCTGAACCGTCGCGCGGATGCCGCCGAACGGCTGCTGGAGATCGCCGAGCGGTTCAACAGCACGGAGAACTCGGGCGGAGGAGACGATCGAGCTGCTCAAGAGTGGCGCAGTCTGCCTGTGCGCGAACGAATTACGCATGCCCTGGTCAAGGGAATCGACGCTCACGTCGATGACGACACCGAGGAATTGCGCGCCGAGATCGCCGACGCGGGCGGCCGCCCGATCGAAGTGATCGAGGGTCCACTGATGGACGGCATGAACGTCGTCGGTGACCTCTTCGGTTCGGGAAAGATGTTCTTGCCCCAGGTGGTGAAGTCGGCCCGAGTGATGAAGAAGGCCGTCGCGTACCTGCTGCCGTTCATCGAGAAGGAAAAGGAAGCGTCCGGGGCCGCCACATCCAAGGACACCAACGGCACGATCATCATGGCGACCGTGAAGGGCGACGTTCACGACATCGGCAAGAACATCGTCGGGGTTGTCCTGCAGTGCAACAACTTCGAAGTGATCGACCTCGGGGTCATGGTGCCTGCCGAGAAGATCCTGGCGGCAGCAGAGGAATACGACGCCGACATCATTGGGCTGTCCGGCTTGATCACCCCGTCGCTGGACGAGATGGTCAACTTCGCCGTCGAGATGGAACGTAAGGGGCTGGAGATCCCACTGCTGATCGGCGGCGCGACCACTTCGCGCGCCCATACCGCCGTGAAGGTGGCGCCCCGGCGGAGTGGCCCGGTGGTCTGGGTCAAGGATGCCTCCCGATCGGTGCCGGTGGCCGCGGCACTGCTCGACGACAAGCAGCGTCCGGGCCTGTTGGAGGCCACCGCGAAGGACTACGCGTCGCTGCGCGAGCGCCATGCGCAGAAGAACGAACGCCCGACGCTGACCTTGGAAAAGGCCCGCGCCAACCGCACGCCCATCGAATGGGACGGCTACCTACCGCCCGTGCCCGCTCAGGGTCTCGGCGTGCGCGAATTTCTCGACTATGACATCGCCGAGCTGCGCGAATACATCGATTGGCAGCCGTTCTTCAACGCCTGGGAGATGAAGGGTCGATTCCCCGACATCCTCAACAACCCGGCCACGGGTGAGGCGGCTCGCAAGCTCTACGACGACGCCCAGCAGATGCTCGACACCGTCATCAAGGAGAAGTGGCTGACCGCCAATGGGGTGATCGGCTTCTTCCCGGCGAACGCGGTGGGCCCAGGTTTTGACGACATCGAGGTCTACACCGACGACACCCGCACCGAGGTGCTGACCACATTGCACAACCTGCGTCAGCAGGGCGAGCACCGGGAAGGCATCCCGAACCGGTCACTGGGCGACTACATCGCACCTAAGGACACCGGTCTGGCCGACTACGTCGGTGCCTTCGCCGTCACCGCGGGGCTCGGCAGCCAGGATAAGATCATGGAGTTCAAGGCGGATCTGGACGATTACAGCGCGATCCTGCTGGAGTCGGTGGCCGACCGGCTGGCCGAGGCCTTCGCCGAGCGGATGCACCAGCGGGTCCGCAAGGAGTTCTGGGGATTCCAGCCCGATGAGCAGCTGGACAACGAGGCCCTCATCGGGGAGAAGTACCGCGGTATCCGCCCGGCCCCGGGTTACCCGGCCTGCCCGGAGCACACCGAGAAGGTGACGCTGTTCAACCTGATGGATGTCACGGAGCGGACGGGCATCGAGCTGACCGAGTCGATGGCGATGTGGCCCGGCGCCGCCGTCAGCGGCTGGTATTTCTCGCATCCGCAGTCGCAGTACTTCGTGGTAGGCCGGCTGGCCCAGGACCAGGTCGCCGACTATGCCAGGCGCAAGGGCTGGACGCTGCAGGAAGCAGAGCGTTGGCTCGGACCGAACCTCGGCTACAACCCGGAGGACTGAGCACCGGCGTCGTGGGCGGCAGGTGGCCTCTGACAGAATTGGTCGCATGCGTGCGGTGCTGTGGGATATGGACGGCACCCTCATCGAATCGGAAAAGCTCTGGGACATCTCGATGGGAGAGTTGTGCCGCAGGCTCGGCGGTGAGATGACACCCGAGCTGCGCACCGCGCTCCTCGGGGGCTCGGCGGACGCCACCATGCGGATGATCTTCACGGCGCTGGAGCTGGAGCACGATGCCGAGCGGATGGCCAGCGAGAACGCCTGGCTGCACGAATACACCGGTGAGCTCTTCGCGACCGACCTCACCTGGTGTGATGGTGCCCAGGACATGCTGGCGCAGCTTGCCGCCGAGCAGGTCCCGATGGCGCTGGTCACCAACACCATCAGATCGCTCACCAACCAGGCACTCAAGACCATTGGCACGCACTGGTTTACCGAGTCGGTGTGTGGCGACGAGGTGCCTGCGGGTAAGCCCGCGCCCGACCCGTACCTGCGGGCCGCCGCGCTGCTCGGGGTCGACCCGGGCGATTGCCTGGCCATCGAGGACTCGGTGACCGGTGCCGCCGCGGCCGAGACGGCGGGGTGCGCAGTGCTGGTGGTGCCCAACCACGTCGAGGTGCCCGCAGGCGACCGGCGCAGGCATGCCTCCACCTTGTCGGGCCTGTCGGTGGGCGACCTGCGCGGTGCCCACGCCGACGTGCTCACCGCGACCACCTGCAAACCCATATGACTCGCCGGGCGGGGTCGTGACAGAATCGCCACCCGTGAAGACCTTCGACGAGCTGTTCGCCGAGCTCAGTGACCGCGCCAAGACCCGGCCCGAGGGGAGTGGCACCGTCGCCGCCCTCGATGCGGGGGTGCACACCCTGGGCAAGAAGCTGCTCGAAGAGGCGGGTGAGGTGTGGTTGGCCGCCGAACACGAGAGCGACGAATCGCTTGCCGAAGAGGTGAGCCAGCTGCTCTATTGGGCACAGGTGCTGCTGATCGCCCGTGGTCTGACTCTCGACGACGTCTACCGGAAGCTCTGACATGACAAGTTCGAATGGAGCTTCACAGGGAGCACTGCGCGTCGCTGTCCCCAACAAGGGCGCACTCAGCGAGGCCGCATCGGAGATCTTGTCGGAGGCAGGCTATCGGCGGCGTGGGGACGCCAAGGATCTGACCGTGCTCGACCCGCAGAACGACGTCGAGTTCTTTTTCTTGCGACCCAAGGACATCGCGATCTATGTCGGCTCGGGCGAGCTTGATCTCGGTATCACCGGCCGCGACCTGATGATGGACTCTGATGCGCCGGTGATCGAGCGGCTCGCACTGGGATTCGGTGGTTCGACCTTCCGGTACGCTGCGCCCGCGGGGCGTGACTGGACGATTTATGACATCGCGGGAAAGAGAATCGCCACCGCGTACCCCAACCTTGTCCGAAAAGATCTGGCCGCCAAGGGGATCGAAGCCGATGTCATACGGCTCGACGGTGCCGTCGAGATCTCCATTCAGCTCGGGGTGGCCGACGTGATCGCCGACATCGTGGGGACCGGCCGCACCCTGCGTCAGCACGGACTGAGCGCCTTCGGTGAGTCTTTGTGCGATTCGGAGGCAGTGCTGATCGAGCGGGAGAACGCCGATCCGGCAACGGAATCGGCGCGCACGCAACTGACAACCCGCATCCAGGGCGTGGTGTTCGGCCAGCAGTATCTGATGCTCGATTACGACTGCCCGCGCGCCGTCCTGGACGAGGCACTCAAGGTGACCCCGGGGCTGGAATCTCCGACGTTGGCTCCGCTGGCCGACGAGGCATGGGTGGCGGTGCGCGCCCTCGCCCCGCGTAAGGGCGTCAACACCACGATGGACGCACTGGCCGCGATCGGAGCAAAGGCAATCCTGGCCTCCGAGGTCAGGTTCTTCCGGGCATAGTTCTCCTGGGTTTCCTGGGCTTTCCCGGATTCCTTCGCGAGTGGCCCCCACGCGTCCTACCATGGCCGTATGGCGCTGCAAGTCCTCGTGTACAGCGATGACATCACGGTCCGGCGCAAGGTAATTCAAGGCATCGGCACCCGGCCGGATTCCGCGCTGCCGCCGCTGGAGTTCATCGAGGTCGCCACCGGCCCCATGGTCATCGAGCGTCTGGCGGCCGCCGGTATCGATCTGGCGATTCTGGACGGTGAGGCGACCCCCTTTGGCGGGATGGGTGTGGCCAAGCAGGTCAAGGACGAGGTCGATGCACCGCCCCCGATCGTCGTTCTGACTGGTCGTCCGCAGGACAACTGGCTGGCGAGCTGGTCCCGCGCCGAAGCTGTGGTACCGCGGCCGATCGACCCGATGCGCTTGACCGCGACAGTGATCGATCTGCTCGGTTCGGCAGCCGCAACACGCAGCTGACTCAGTCGCAACACAACGGCGGCCTCAGCCTTCCCGGGCGCTTGGACTCGGTACTTAATTGCGCAAAACACCGTCAAACGGTGGCATGGATCCGGCGCCAACCGATAGTGTGTTTGTTAGGTCACATCTGTACTGGTCGGCAGCCCTCGACCACAACAGCAATGACGCGGCAATGTTGCCGATCCAGCACAGGGACCCGATGGATCGATTTCGGGAGGCTGGTCTGCGATGGATGCGTATGTACCGATCTTGGTACTCGGCGCCATTGCGGTGGCGTTTGCCGTTTTCTCCGTTGGGATTTCGTCGTTCGTCGGCCCACGCCGGTACAACCGGGCCAAACTCGAGGCGTATGAGTGTGGCATCGAGGCCACCCAGCATTCGATGGGGCGCGATCATCATGGTGCCGCCGCGGGTGGACACCGGGTGCCCGTGAAGTACTACCTCACCGCGATGTTGTTCATCATCTTCGACATCGAGATCGTCTTCCTGTATCCGTGGGCCGTCCACTTCGACGCCCTCGGAGTGTTCGGACTGCTCGCCATGGCCCTGTTCATCGTCAACGTGTCGGTGGCGTACGCGTACGAATGGAGGCGCGGTGGCCTGAGCTGGGATTAGCCCCGTGCGATTGGTGGGGCAACTGGAAGTCCTTGCAACATCACGAATAAGCACACCTGTCGGGAGAGTCATGGGTCTTGAGGAAAAACTGCCTAGCGGATTTCTGCTGAGCACCGTCGAGACGCTGGCGGGATACGTGCGCAAAGGATCGTTGTGGCCGGCCACCTTTGGGCTGGCTTGCTGTGCCATCGAGATGATGTCCACGGCGGGCCCACGATTCGACATCGCCCGCTTTGGCATGGAACGGTTCTCGGCCACACCGAGGCAGGCCGACCTGATGATCGTGGCGGGCCGGGTCAGTCAGAAGATGGCTCCGGTGCTGCGTCAGATCTACGACCAGATGGCTGAGCCGAAATGGGTACTCGCCATGGGAGTGTGCGCATCTTCGGGCGGCATGTTCAACAATTACGCAATCGTCCAGGGCGTCGATCATGTTGTCCCCGTGGATATCTACCTTCCCGGGTGTCCGCCGCGGCCGGAAATGCTGCTCCATGCGATTTTGAAACTGCACGAGAAGATCGCCCAGATGCCGCTCGGGGTAAACCGCGAGGAAGTCATCCGTGAGACCGAAGCCGCCGCACTTGCCGCGACGCCCACCATCGAGATGAAGGGGCTACTGCGGTGACGGACAACGAGCGGGAACCGCAGGAGATCATCGGTATCAGGCGCGGGCTCTTCGGAGTCACGGGCACGGGCGACACCTCCGGTTACGGTGGCCTGATCCGGTCAATCTCGTTGCCGGCCAGCTCGAACCGCCCCTACGGCGGATACTTCGATCAGGTGGTCGACCGACTGGAATCGGTTCTCGCGGAGCAGGAGCACGTCACCTACGAGGACGCCATCGAGAGCGTGGTCGTCTACCGTGATCAACTCACGATCCACGTCAAGGCCGAGCATCTGGTGCAGGTTGCCCAGTCCCTGCGCGATGACCCCGAACTACGTTTCGAGCTCAGCCTGGGTGTCAGCGGAGTGCACTACCCCGACGACGCAGCACGTGAACTCCATGCCGTGTACCCTCTCATGTCCATCACCTGGAACCGCCGGATCATGCTCGAAGTAGCAGTCCCGGAAAGTAATCCGCATATTCCGTCGCTGAACGCCGTGTACCCGACCACGGACTGGCATGAACGGGAAACGTACGACTTCTTCGGCATCGTCTTCGACGACCACCCCGCACTGACGCGAATCGAGATGCCCGACGACTGGGAAGGGCACCCGCAGCGCAAGGACTATCCGCTCGGCGGGGTGCCGGTCGAGTACCACGGAGCCACCATCGCACCGCCCGATCAGCGGAGGTCCTACAGCTAGTGACAACGCAGCCAGCACATCCTCAGACCGTTTTCATGGCCGGCGGCCAGGATTGGGACGAGATCGTCACCGCCGCATCGCAAGCCACCGACGAGCGAATAGTCGTCAACATGGGCCCCCAGCATCCGTCCACCCATGGCGTGCTGCGTCTGATCTTGGAGATCGAGGGCGAGACGGTCACCGACGTGCGCTGCGGTATCGGGTATCTGCACACCGGCATCGAAAAGAATTTGGAGTACCGGACCTGGACGCAAGGTGTCACCTTCGTGACCCGGATGGACTATCTGTCCCCGTTCTTCAACGAGACCGCGTACTGCCTGGGAGTTGAGAAACTGCTGGACATCACCGACGAAATCCCCGAGCGTGCGAGCGTGATTCGGGTGCTGATGATGGAACTCAATCGCATCTCCTCACACCTGGTCGCACTTGCCACCGGTGGCATGGAACTCGGGGCGATGACCGCGATGTTCCTCGGTTTCCGTGAACGCGAAATGATCCTGAAGGTCTTCGAGGCGATTACCGGTCTGCGTATGAACCATGCCTATGTCAGACCCGGCGGGCTCGCCCAGGATCTGCCCGACGGCGCCGAACAAGAGATTCGGGACCTGCTCAAGATCCTGCCCGGCAGGTTGCACGACATGGAAAACCTGTTGAACGAGAACTACATCTGGAAGGCGCGCACCCAGGGCATCGGATACCTGGACCTCACCGGATGCATGGCGTTGGGCATCACGGGTCCGGTACTGCGCGCCACCGGCCTTGCGCACGACCTGCGGCGTGCGCAACCGTACTGCGGCTACGAGAACTACGACTTCGACGTCGTCACTCACGATGATTGTGACTCATACGGCCGGTATCTGATCCGGGTCAAGGAGATGCACGAGTCCATCAAGATCGCACAGCAGTGTGTCGAACGATTGCGGCCGGGGCCGGTCATGGTGGACGACAAGAAAATTGCCTGGCCCGCCGACCTGGCCTCGGGCCCAGATGGTTTGGGCAACTCGCCCAAACACATCGCCAAGATCATGGGCACCTCGATGGAGGGATTGATCCACCACTTCAAGCTGGTCACCGAGGGAGTGCGGGTGCCGGCGGGTCAGGTGTATGTCGCCGTCGAGTCGCCGCGCGGTGAGCTCGGCGTCCACATGGTCAGTGACGGCGGAACCCGGCCCTATCGCGTGCACTTCCGCGACCCGTCGTTCACAAATCTGCAGTCCGTCTCCGCGATGTGCGAGGGAGGCATGGTGGCGGATCTGATCGCCGCGGTGGCGAGCATCGACCCGGTGATGGGGGGAGTGGACAGGTGACGGAGATCTTCGTGGAGCTCGGCAGTCGCCCACCCGAGGACGAGGGCCGATTCTCGGGGCGCAAGAACTATCCACCGGAGGTGGTTTCGCGGTTGTCCATAGACGCCAAGGAAATCCTCGACCGCTATCCGAGCCACCGCTCCGCATTACTGCCGCTGCTGCATCTCGTACAGTCCGAGGACGGATACGTGACGATGGCGGGCATCGGATTCTGTGCCGATCAGGTGGGATTGACCCCGGCCGAGGTGACGGCGGTGGCGAGTTTCTACTCGATGTACCGACGCGGACCCACCGGTGACTATTTGGTCGGAGTCTGTACCAATACGCTGTGTGCGGTGCTCGGCGGTGATGCGATCCTGGCGCGGTTGGTCGACGAACTCGATGTGCAACCCGGCGGTACCACCGGGGACGGCAAGGTCACACTCGAACATGTCGAGTGCAACGCCGCCTGTGACTATGCGCCGGTGCTGATGGTCAATTGGGAGTTCTTCGATAACCAAACCCCAGATAGTGCAGTTGATCTCGTGGAGGCACTGCGCGGTGGCCGTGTGCCCGAGCCCCGCCGCGGCGCGGCGCCGTGCACGTTCAAACAGACCGCCCGGATCTTGGCCGGGTTCGCCGACGACCGTCCCGATGCGGTGGCCGCGGCGCAGGCGGGTGCCCCGACATTGGCGGGATTGCGATTGGCTCGGGATGCACAGCGGAACGTGCGAACCGACGCGACGAGGTCGGCAGAGGAGATGGAGCCGTGACGTCGACGATTCTCACTCCGGTCCTGTCCGAGCACTGGGACGAGGGCGACTCCTGGACCCTCGAGGGGTATCTGCGTCACGCGGGCTACGAGGGCCTGCGCCGCGCACTGGACATGGAACCGGACGCGGTGATCGCCATGATCAAGGACGCGGGGCTACGTGGGCGTGGCGGAGCGGGGTTTCCGACGGGCACCAAGTGGTCCTTCATCCCACAGGGTGACGGCAGGCCGCACTACCTGGTGGTGAACGCCGACGAATCCGAACCCGGCACCTGCAAGGACATTCCGCTGATGTTGGCGACTCCGCATACCCTCGTCGAGGGCATCGTCATCGCGGCGTATGCGATCCGGGCCTCGCACGCCTTCATCTACGTTCGCGGTGAGGTCATCTCGGTGATCAGACGATTGCAGACCGCGGTCGCGCAGGCCTATGAGGCCGGATACCTGGGCCGCAACATCCTGGACAGCGGTTTCGATCTGGAACTGGTGGTGCACGCCGGTGCCGGTGCCTACATCTGCGGGGAAGAGACCGCACTGTTGGACTCGCTGGAAGGGCGACGCGGCCAGCCGCGGCTACGTCCGCCGTTCCCGGCCGTCGCGGGTCTGTATGCCAGCCCGACCGTGGTCAACAACGTCGAGTCCATCGCGAGTGTCCCGGCCATCGTGCGGCGTGGTGTCGAATGGTTCCGCACGATGGGGTCGGAGAAATCGCCGGGATTCACTC
The nucleotide sequence above comes from Mycobacteroides saopaulense. Encoded proteins:
- a CDS encoding NuoB/complex I 20 kDa subunit family protein, which encodes MGLEEKLPSGFLLSTVETLAGYVRKGSLWPATFGLACCAIEMMSTAGPRFDIARFGMERFSATPRQADLMIVAGRVSQKMAPVLRQIYDQMAEPKWVLAMGVCASSGGMFNNYAIVQGVDHVVPVDIYLPGCPPRPEMLLHAILKLHEKIAQMPLGVNREEVIRETEAAALAATPTIEMKGLLR
- a CDS encoding NADH-quinone oxidoreductase subunit C gives rise to the protein MTDNEREPQEIIGIRRGLFGVTGTGDTSGYGGLIRSISLPASSNRPYGGYFDQVVDRLESVLAEQEHVTYEDAIESVVVYRDQLTIHVKAEHLVQVAQSLRDDPELRFELSLGVSGVHYPDDAARELHAVYPLMSITWNRRIMLEVAVPESNPHIPSLNAVYPTTDWHERETYDFFGIVFDDHPALTRIEMPDDWEGHPQRKDYPLGGVPVEYHGATIAPPDQRRSYS
- the nuoD gene encoding NADH dehydrogenase (quinone) subunit D, translating into MAGGQDWDEIVTAASQATDERIVVNMGPQHPSTHGVLRLILEIEGETVTDVRCGIGYLHTGIEKNLEYRTWTQGVTFVTRMDYLSPFFNETAYCLGVEKLLDITDEIPERASVIRVLMMELNRISSHLVALATGGMELGAMTAMFLGFREREMILKVFEAITGLRMNHAYVRPGGLAQDLPDGAEQEIRDLLKILPGRLHDMENLLNENYIWKARTQGIGYLDLTGCMALGITGPVLRATGLAHDLRRAQPYCGYENYDFDVVTHDDCDSYGRYLIRVKEMHESIKIAQQCVERLRPGPVMVDDKKIAWPADLASGPDGLGNSPKHIAKIMGTSMEGLIHHFKLVTEGVRVPAGQVYVAVESPRGELGVHMVSDGGTRPYRVHFRDPSFTNLQSVSAMCEGGMVADLIAAVASIDPVMGGVDR
- the nuoE gene encoding NADH-quinone oxidoreductase subunit NuoE — translated: MTEIFVELGSRPPEDEGRFSGRKNYPPEVVSRLSIDAKEILDRYPSHRSALLPLLHLVQSEDGYVTMAGIGFCADQVGLTPAEVTAVASFYSMYRRGPTGDYLVGVCTNTLCAVLGGDAILARLVDELDVQPGGTTGDGKVTLEHVECNAACDYAPVLMVNWEFFDNQTPDSAVDLVEALRGGRVPEPRRGAAPCTFKQTARILAGFADDRPDAVAAAQAGAPTLAGLRLARDAQRNVRTDATRSAEEMEP
- the nuoF gene encoding NADH-quinone oxidoreductase subunit NuoF, producing MTSTILTPVLSEHWDEGDSWTLEGYLRHAGYEGLRRALDMEPDAVIAMIKDAGLRGRGGAGFPTGTKWSFIPQGDGRPHYLVVNADESEPGTCKDIPLMLATPHTLVEGIVIAAYAIRASHAFIYVRGEVISVIRRLQTAVAQAYEAGYLGRNILDSGFDLELVVHAGAGAYICGEETALLDSLEGRRGQPRLRPPFPAVAGLYASPTVVNNVESIASVPAIVRRGVEWFRTMGSEKSPGFTLYSLSGHVRRPGQYEAPLGVTLRQLLELAGGIRDGHGLKFWTPGGSSTPLFTAEHLDVPLDYEGVSAAGSMLGTKALQIFDDTTCVVRAVLRWTEFYAHESCGKCTPCREGTYWLVRILARLESGEGTAEDLDKLLDISDIVLGKSFCALGDGAASPIMSSLKYFRGEYEAHLENGCPFDAAASTVFAEENR